A genome region from Rhodopseudomonas boonkerdii includes the following:
- a CDS encoding YraN family protein: MVKPTELSTPGRRKAPSPQRVAAFATGLSAESRAAAMLLAKGYRILARRFRTPHGEIDIVARKRNLIAFVEVKARDTLDEAAYAVTARQQARISNAAQGWLMAHPEHTEFDMRFDVILIAPKHLPRHLLAAFDAAC; this comes from the coding sequence ATGGTTAAACCCACGGAGCTTTCCACTCCCGGTCGTCGCAAAGCCCCATCGCCGCAGCGGGTCGCGGCCTTCGCCACCGGCCTCTCCGCAGAGAGCCGTGCGGCGGCCATGCTGCTGGCGAAGGGTTATCGCATCCTCGCCCGCCGTTTTCGCACGCCGCATGGCGAGATCGACATCGTGGCGCGCAAGCGCAATCTAATCGCTTTCGTCGAGGTGAAGGCCCGCGATACGCTCGACGAGGCCGCCTATGCCGTCACCGCTCGGCAGCAGGCGCGGATCAGCAATGCCGCGCAAGGCTGGCTGATGGCGCATCCCGAACATACGGAATTCGACATGCGTTTCGACGTCATCCTGATTGCGCCGAAACATCTGCCACGCCATCTGTTAGCGGCATTCGACGCCGCCTGCTGA